One genomic window of Glycine soja cultivar W05 chromosome 9, ASM419377v2, whole genome shotgun sequence includes the following:
- the LOC114425445 gene encoding protein MAIN-LIKE 1-like, with protein sequence MLMDLLMVSPESARAETVQCRGSYVRLQWVRDIYQRQCQAGHWTAAARAYLLHLLGCTLFANKSATNVHVVYLEAIRDLSMTDRYAWGVAALVHMYDQLNNASMSHSRQLGGYITLLQCWIYEHFPSVAESTADQDYDEASPRACRWIATKKTVKSIRTPSYRERLDRLQILDVCWIPYGEHREVRDFHVRSCYFGLLRWGPVAVYYRSERVVRQFGYMQTIPAPPVDSWISYDDIHDRWMHYEDHIVPAGEVCVVPGACSRDYIDWFFRISHHFMTPGHVVDPLPRGHAPQPRVVPQAPQTDIPRVLEPGASSTSTEELRHAVVSNTNNLRHLPQYLHNNLCN encoded by the exons ATGCTGATGGACTTGCTGATGGTGTCTCCAGAGTCTGCTAGGGCTGAGACAGTCCAGTGTCGCGGATCGTACGTACGCCTGCAATGGGTACGTGATATATATCAACGCCAATGCCAGGCAGGTCATTGGACAGCTGCGGCTCGTGCATATCTTCTTCACCTACTAGGTTGCACtctgtttgctaacaagagtgcaaccaatGTCCATGTTGTCTACTTGGAGGCCATTCGGGACCTCAGTATGACAGATAGGTACGCTTGGGGAGTGGCTGCTTTGGTTCATATGTACGACCAGCTGAACAATGCATCCATGAGCCACAGTCGACAGCTTGGCGGTTACATCACACTGCTGCAg TGCTGGATTTACGAGCACTTTCCCTCAGTTGCGGAGTCCACCGCTGATCAGGACTACGACGAGGCTTCTCCGCGTGCGTGCAGGTGGATTGCGACGAAGAAGACCGTGAAGAGCATACGCACGCCGTCGTATAGGGAGCGCCTGGACCGACTCCAGATTCTGGATGTCTGTTGGATCCCGTATGGGGAGCATCGGGAGGTCCGGGACTTCCATGTCAGATCATGCTACTTCGGTCTCTTGCGCTGGGGGCCTGTTGCTGTGTATTACCGATCGGAGAGGGTCGTGCGACAGTTTGGTTACATGCAAACCATTCCTGCTCCTCCTGTCGATTCATGGATCTCGTATGATGATATACACGACAGGTGGATGCACTACGAGGATCATATCGTACCTGCAGGTGAGGTGTGCGTGGTGCCAGGGGCGTGTTCCCGTGACTACATCGACTGGTTCTTCCGCATCTCCCATCATTTCATGACACCAGGCCACGTAGTAGATCCTCTGCCTCGTGGTCACGCCCCGCAGCCCCGAGTCGTTCCTCAGGCCCCGCAGACAGATATCCCTCGCGTGCTGGAGCCAGGAGCATCATCGACATCTACGGAGGAGCtcagacatgcagtggtaagtaatactaataatttacgtcatttacctcaatatttgcataataatttgtgtaattag
- the LOC114368338 gene encoding DUF21 domain-containing protein At5g52790-like, translating to MCSAFVLFAAITSGLSLGLLSFSQVDLEVLVKAGQPKIQKNAAKIMSIVKNEHLLLCTLLIAKSMALEGVSVFLEKMFPEWLSVLIAATILGLTAEIIPQALCSQYGLSVGAAMSPFVRVLMMVFFPIAYPLSKLLDWLFGKGHTALLGRAELKTLVHLHAIEAGKGGELSLHETRIIAGALDLTQKTAKDAMTPISETFSLDINSKLDMHTMGLIMSIGHSRIPVYSGKQTNIVGIILVKNLIFCHHEDEMPIKFMTIRRVPRVGEDWPLYDILNQFKKGQSHMAVVLKCGGNIRTAATGTEGHCPSFEPGDHFRISTDASNWHSQETEYYSATLKSVMHREGDSDLLQRRSEQPDASSSFENLESLSTEDEEVIGIITLEDVMEELLQEDILDETDQYVDVHQNIRIKLEHARRVSSGSSRRASSTRQQRRSSDASRVFTYVSSVSP from the exons ATGTGTTCGGCATTTGTGTTATTTGCTGCTATCACATCAGGTCTTTCTCTAGGACTCTTGTCCTTCAGCCAAGTTGATCTTGAGGTTCTTGTTAAAGCTGGGCAGCCTAAAATCCAGAAGAATGCAG CGAAAATTATGTCCATTGTCAAGAATGAGCATTTACTTTTATGCACCCTCCTCATAGCTAAATCAATGGCACTGGAG GGGGTTTCTGTTTTTTTGGAGAAAATGTTCCCAGAGTGGCTTTCTGTATTAATAGCAGCTACCATTTTGGGTTTGACCGCAGAG ATTATCCCACAAGCCTTGTGTTCTCAATATGGTTTAAGTGTTGGGGCAGCAATGTCTCCCTTTGTTCGAGTTCTTATGATGGTTTTCTTCCCAATTGCATATCCACTTAGTAAG TTGTTGGATTGGCTTTTTGGCAAGGGGCATACTGCACTTCTAGGACGAGCAGAGCTGAAGACTTTAGTCCATTTACATGCTATTGAG GCAGGGAAAGGTGGAGAGTTGTCACTTCATGAAACTAGAATAATTGCTGGTGCTTTGGACTTGACACAGAAGACTGCTAAAGATGCTATGACTCCTATAAGTGAAACATTTTCTCTTGACATAAACTCCAAACTTGACAT gCATACAATGGGCTTAATAATGAGCATAGGTCACAGCCGAATACCAGTCTACTctggaaaacaaacaaatattgttGGCATTATCTTG GTCAAGAATCTAATCTTCTGTCATCATGAAGATGAAATGCCAATTAAGTTTATGACTATCAGGAGAGTTCCTAG GGTTGGTGAAGATTGGCCACTATATGATATCCTGAATCAATTCAAGAAGGGTCAAAGCCACATGGCTGTTGTCCTCAAGTGTGGGGGTAACATCAGAACTGCTGCAACTGGTACAGAAG GACATTGCCCTTCATTTGAACCGGGAGATCATTTCCGCATATCAACTGATGCATCAAATTGGCATTCACAAGAAACAGAATATTATAGTGCAACACTGAAGAGTGTCATGCATCGAGAGGGTGACTCAGATCTTCTGCAAAGAAGATCAGAACAACCTGATGCAAGTTCATCCTTTGAGAATTTGGAGTCTCTTTCAACAGAAGACGAGGAAGTGATTGGGATAATCACATTGGAAGATGTTATGGAAGAGTTACTTCAG GAAGATATATTGGATGAAACTGATCAATATGTTGATGTCCATCAAAA TATCAGAATCAAACTAGAACATGCAAGAAGAGTGTCATCAGGGTCCTCCAGAAGGGCTTCAAGTACTCGTCAACAACGGAGAAGTTCAGATGCATCTCGAGTTTTTACATATGTTTCATCTGTTTCTCCATAA
- the LOC114425475 gene encoding uncharacterized protein LOC114425475 has protein sequence MGNCLLGGISDPELVIKVTTSNGGIMEFYAPITVSFITSEFPGHGIFPSHDLFCKPLSQFDELVAGQSYYLLPLNNKPEHPSASGHIGGDNSAIRQGHVRSHSVPTTPYPPPYRMSLDYQHHQGMKFLNKTSIEPFSCRTSTSKSSIITSSSSSKSSKITSSSKSSRFWKVKLVITPQQLMEILSQEARTKELIESVRIVAKCGVAAGGILPASAAPSILSDQWSLSSSGRSACDSSKVDALVVDI, from the coding sequence ATGGGAAACTGCTTGTTAGGAGGCATTTCAGATCCTGAATTAGTAATCAAAGTCACAACATCTAATGGCGGCATCATGGAATTCTATGCTCCAATTACTGTGAGTTTCATCACTAGTGAATTCCCGGGGCATGGCATATTCCCAAGCCATGACCTATTCTGCAAACCACTTAGCCAATTTGATGAGTTGGTGGCAGGACAGTCATACTACTTACTACCACTTAACAACAAACCTGAACACCCTTCTGCCTCCGGCCACATCGGCGGTGACAACAGCGCTATTCGGCAAGGCCATGTTCGTTCTCATAGCGTTCCTACAACACCCTACCCTCCGCCATATAGAATGTCCTTGGACTACCAACACCACCAAGGAATGAAGTTTCTCAACAAAACCTCCATAGAACCTTTCTCTTGTAGGACTAGTACTAGTAAAAGCAGCATAATTACTAGTAGCAGTAGTAGTAAAAGCAGCAAAATTACTAGTAGTAGTAAAAGCAGCAGGTTCTGGAAAGTGAAGCTTGTGATAACTCCTCAACAATTGATGGAAATTTTGTCACAAGAGGCTAGAACCAAGGAGTTGATAGAGAGTGTTAGGATTGTAGCCAAATGTGGGGTTGCTGCAGGTGGCATTTTACCAGCATCTGCTGCACCAAGCATATTATCTGATCAGTGGAGCCTTTCCAGCAGTGGTAGGAGTGCTTGTGATTCCTCTAAGGTTGATGCATTAGTGGTTGACATTTAG